The Streptococcaceae bacterium ESL0729 genome has a segment encoding these proteins:
- a CDS encoding PRD domain-containing protein: protein MMMTDREQKLIEALKKSEVLTIDDMLSVTETSRRTLYRDLESIQETLSEIGLILRREKDGYSLEGDLEKLSPSKSIKILDARERRLVIITLLLLENRLINELLGILGITKPTLTKDLKFIEEVLNINGASLKRGKKLSISCNVDIKRKILVGIIFETTSPLEFFKFNDEKIDNPILILLDMKKVQTINQAFQNVNLELPDRVELIIRLYFLSMIIIPGTLEQVGRASNDALKINGEISSNLPFKITENDRMYLSQIIDLAYDRDTFGLFMSGRINTDFSYKISKFINLMSQEFSIDFERDRKLFDLLKAHMRMTLLLPTFLENVQDRQLISQIKDENEEIFLAVGRNLKKIFERSFSMREIAYITLHLVSTLERSGNVLPLRSLLITSSGIVTTELLSRSIRTQFPFVKEIDIIQATKVSSCNLYEYDVLFSTEDLECQFDYIKINEILDVRNFGEISVKLREIQRTVKRKSLPPKKIRTFSDFSEFFRISSDILENFKLGKIYGATNLYELTNIVGEMLSPEVSADGESLSKLIYDRFQKTPFGIPETNMALLHGASDIVKKPHFEILDIDQAIELLGMDKKKIKATRVIVFLAPKEISEVTRSLLGKISSSIIENKLYMAIYNSGNYDVIYELLNQIITDSLREYED, encoded by the coding sequence ATGATGATGACGGATCGAGAACAAAAATTGATTGAAGCTTTAAAAAAATCAGAAGTTCTTACAATTGATGATATGCTCTCGGTAACTGAAACGAGTAGAAGGACCTTGTATCGGGATCTTGAAAGTATTCAAGAAACTTTAAGTGAAATAGGTTTGATTTTAAGAAGGGAGAAGGATGGATATTCTCTTGAAGGTGATTTAGAGAAACTTAGTCCTTCAAAAAGTATAAAGATTTTAGATGCCAGGGAGAGAAGGCTTGTTATAATAACCCTTTTGTTACTAGAAAATAGGTTAATCAATGAACTTCTTGGAATTCTTGGAATAACAAAGCCTACCTTGACTAAGGATTTAAAATTTATTGAGGAAGTTTTAAATATTAATGGGGCATCTTTAAAAAGAGGAAAGAAGCTTAGTATCAGTTGTAATGTTGACATTAAAAGAAAAATTTTAGTGGGTATAATATTTGAAACAACAAGTCCACTTGAATTTTTCAAATTTAATGATGAAAAGATTGATAATCCAATTTTAATTTTGTTGGATATGAAGAAGGTGCAAACTATTAATCAAGCTTTCCAAAATGTAAATTTGGAACTCCCGGATAGGGTTGAGCTAATTATCCGTCTCTATTTTTTAAGTATGATTATTATTCCTGGAACACTTGAGCAGGTTGGAAGAGCCAGTAATGATGCCCTTAAGATTAATGGTGAAATCAGTAGTAATCTCCCTTTTAAAATTACAGAGAATGATAGGATGTATTTGTCTCAAATTATTGATTTGGCGTATGATAGGGATACTTTTGGCCTCTTTATGAGTGGTAGGATTAACACTGATTTTTCTTATAAAATCAGCAAGTTTATAAATCTTATGAGTCAGGAATTTTCAATTGATTTTGAGCGTGATAGAAAATTGTTTGACCTATTAAAGGCCCATATGAGAATGACATTGCTTCTCCCTACATTCCTAGAAAATGTTCAAGATAGGCAATTGATTTCTCAAATTAAAGATGAGAATGAAGAAATATTCTTAGCTGTTGGCCGGAACTTAAAAAAGATTTTTGAAAGGTCCTTCTCAATGCGAGAAATAGCTTATATCACCCTTCACCTTGTTTCAACTCTCGAAAGAAGTGGAAATGTTTTGCCTCTTCGTTCTTTATTAATAACATCAAGTGGTATTGTGACAACAGAGCTTCTTTCTCGCAGTATAAGGACTCAATTTCCATTTGTTAAGGAAATTGACATCATACAAGCAACAAAGGTTAGTAGCTGCAATCTTTATGAGTATGATGTCTTATTTTCGACTGAAGATTTGGAATGTCAATTTGATTATATTAAGATTAATGAGATTTTAGATGTTAGAAATTTTGGTGAAATTTCTGTAAAACTTAGGGAAATTCAAAGAACTGTCAAAAGGAAAAGTTTACCCCCTAAGAAAATAAGAACTTTTTCAGATTTCTCGGAGTTTTTTAGAATAAGTTCTGATATTTTAGAAAATTTTAAGTTGGGTAAAATTTATGGGGCTACTAATCTTTATGAGTTGACAAATATTGTTGGAGAAATGTTATCTCCAGAAGTTTCTGCAGATGGAGAGTCTTTAAGTAAACTTATTTATGATAGGTTTCAGAAAACACCTTTTGGAATTCCTGAAACAAATATGGCGCTTTTACACGGGGCTAGTGATATCGTCAAGAAACCACATTTTGAAATTTTAGACATTGATCAAGCCATTGAGCTTCTTGGAATGGATAAAAAAAAGATTAAGGCGACACGTGTTATCGTATTTTTAGCTCCTAAAGAAATCAGTGAGGTAACACGTTCATTATTAGGAAAAATATCAAGTTCTATTATTGAAAATAAACTTTACATGGCAATTTATAACTCGGGCAACTACGATGTTATTTATGAACTTTTAAATCAAATTATTACTGATAGTTTGAGAGAATATGAGGATTAG
- a CDS encoding PTS sugar transporter subunit IIA, translating to MEIRKDMVKLNKNFTDSDDAIRYCGEILYEKGFVQSNYIESMIERNKELSVYMGNFIAIPHGTDQAKKEVIKSGITVVQVPGGVNFGTEENPKVATILFGIAGIGDEHLELIQKISIFCSDVDNVVRLADAQSVDEVIECFDFDI from the coding sequence ATGGAAATAAGAAAAGACATGGTGAAATTGAATAAAAATTTTACTGATAGTGATGATGCAATTAGGTATTGTGGTGAAATTTTATACGAGAAAGGTTTTGTTCAATCTAATTATATTGAATCTATGATTGAGAGAAATAAGGAACTTTCTGTATACATGGGTAATTTTATTGCAATACCTCATGGTACTGACCAAGCTAAGAAGGAAGTGATTAAAAGTGGGATTACGGTTGTTCAGGTTCCTGGAGGAGTCAATTTTGGAACGGAAGAAAATCCTAAGGTGGCAACTATCCTTTTTGGTATTGCAGGTATTGGCGATGAACACCTCGAGCTGATACAGAAGATTTCAATCTTTTGTAGTGATGTTGATAATGTTGTCAGGCTTGCAGATGCTCAAAGCGTGGATGAAGTTATTGAATGTTTCGATTTTGATATTTAG
- a CDS encoding mannitol-1-phosphate 5-dehydrogenase, whose translation MKKAVHFGAGNIGRGFIGEILHKNGFEIIFVDVNEKIINALNSRHEYEIELAEEGLSKIRVDHVSGINNGTHPIEVVNAIKEADIVTTAIGPNILPFIAELIAEGIKGRRAEFSQIPLDIIACENMIGGSEFLAEKVIPFLDEDDRTYAEEYIGFPNAAVDRIVPNQTHEDPLYVVVEPFSEWVIDKSQMKNPDLKIRGVHYAENLEPFIERKLFSVNTGHATVAYNGAYYNFKTIDEALEDERVLTALKGVQKETRALLRAKWDFDESGLEDYHDKIIARFANPHITDEITRVARTPIRKLGYNERFIRPIRELLERGLDYSNHLATVGKIFIYNDSEDSQSLELQEKLKSDNLSKVVKEVTGLEDNHLINQLVESVKKNKR comes from the coding sequence ATGAAAAAGGCAGTACATTTTGGGGCAGGAAATATTGGTCGTGGATTTATTGGTGAAATCTTACATAAAAACGGATTTGAAATTATCTTTGTTGATGTTAATGAAAAAATTATTAATGCATTAAATAGTCGCCATGAGTACGAAATTGAACTTGCTGAGGAAGGTTTATCAAAAATTAGAGTTGATCATGTTTCAGGAATTAACAATGGAACTCATCCAATTGAAGTAGTCAATGCTATTAAAGAAGCTGATATTGTAACGACTGCTATTGGTCCTAATATCCTTCCCTTCATTGCAGAGTTGATAGCTGAGGGTATTAAAGGCCGTAGAGCTGAGTTCTCTCAAATACCTCTTGACATTATTGCTTGTGAGAATATGATTGGTGGAAGTGAATTTTTAGCTGAAAAGGTTATCCCCTTCCTAGATGAGGACGATCGTACTTATGCTGAAGAATATATTGGTTTTCCAAATGCCGCTGTTGATCGAATTGTTCCTAATCAGACCCATGAAGACCCACTTTACGTGGTTGTTGAACCTTTCTCTGAGTGGGTTATCGACAAAAGTCAGATGAAAAATCCAGACTTGAAGATTAGAGGAGTTCATTATGCAGAAAATTTAGAACCATTTATTGAAAGGAAACTATTTTCAGTAAATACTGGACATGCGACAGTCGCCTATAATGGTGCTTATTATAATTTTAAGACAATTGATGAAGCCCTAGAAGATGAGCGTGTTCTTACAGCTTTGAAGGGAGTTCAGAAAGAGACTAGGGCTCTTCTTCGAGCAAAATGGGACTTTGATGAATCAGGTCTTGAGGATTACCACGATAAAATTATTGCCCGCTTTGCAAATCCGCATATCACAGACGAAATTACTCGTGTAGCAAGAACCCCTATCAGGAAACTTGGTTACAATGAACGTTTTATTCGTCCGATTAGGGAATTATTAGAACGTGGTCTTGATTATTCAAATCACTTGGCTACAGTTGGAAAAATTTTTATTTATAATGATTCAGAAGATAGTCAAAGTTTAGAACTTCAAGAAAAATTGAAATCAGATAATTTATCTAAGGTAGTCAAAGAAGTTACAGGTCTTGAAGATAACCATCTTATTAATCAACTTGTTGAATCAGTTAAGAAAAATAAAAGGTAG
- the tpiA gene encoding triose-phosphate isomerase — MSRKPIIAGNWKMNKTLAEANKFVEEVKNKIPSSELVDTVIGAPALFLASMAEGRKGTDLKLSAQNSFWENAGAFTGENSPAAIADLGVEYIIIGHSERREYFHETDEDINKKAKAIIANGLTPIVCCGETLETFEAGKTAEWVEGQITAALKDLTPEQVSNLVIAYEPIWAIGTGKSATSEIADNTCGVVRATVEKLYGKEVSDAVRIQYGGSVNPSNVVEYMSKENIDGALVGGASLEVDSFLALLDFVK, encoded by the coding sequence ATGTCACGTAAACCAATTATCGCTGGTAACTGGAAAATGAACAAAACTTTAGCAGAAGCTAATAAATTCGTTGAAGAAGTTAAAAACAAAATTCCTTCATCAGAGCTTGTTGACACTGTAATCGGAGCTCCTGCCCTTTTCCTAGCTTCAATGGCTGAAGGACGTAAAGGAACTGACCTTAAACTTTCTGCACAAAATTCTTTCTGGGAAAATGCTGGTGCCTTCACTGGTGAAAACTCTCCAGCTGCAATCGCTGACCTTGGTGTTGAATACATCATCATCGGACACAGCGAACGTCGTGAGTACTTCCACGAAACTGACGAAGATATCAACAAAAAAGCGAAAGCAATCATCGCAAATGGTTTAACTCCAATCGTTTGTTGTGGTGAAACTCTTGAAACTTTCGAAGCTGGTAAAACTGCTGAGTGGGTTGAAGGACAAATCACTGCTGCCCTTAAAGACCTTACTCCTGAACAAGTTTCAAACCTTGTAATTGCTTATGAACCAATCTGGGCTATCGGTACTGGTAAATCAGCTACTTCAGAAATTGCTGACAACACTTGTGGAGTTGTTCGTGCAACAGTTGAAAAACTTTACGGTAAAGAAGTATCAGACGCTGTTCGTATCCAATACGGTGGATCAGTTAACCCATCAAACGTTGTTGAATACATGAGCAAAGAAAACATCGACGGAGCACTTGTTGGTGGAGCATCTCTTGAAGTTGACTCATTCTTAGCATTACTTGACTTCGTAAAATAA
- a CDS encoding DUF3270 family protein, with amino-acid sequence MHAFKLKENNQIKSEQKKSLIREFDPRDHEEKEVEVRLKELVHFASMALFSFSLIILNYLFLMVLPVFLSLPLAFLGSFSLILLAKKFLQKN; translated from the coding sequence ATGCATGCATTCAAATTAAAAGAAAATAACCAAATAAAATCAGAACAAAAAAAATCATTAATTAGGGAATTTGATCCAAGAGACCACGAAGAAAAAGAAGTTGAAGTCCGCTTAAAGGAGCTGGTCCACTTTGCCAGCATGGCCCTCTTCTCTTTTAGCCTAATCATCTTAAACTACCTATTTTTAATGGTCTTACCAGTTTTTTTAAGTCTTCCCCTAGCTTTTCTAGGAAGCTTCTCCTTAATTCTTTTGGCCAAGAAATTTCTACAAAAAAATTAA
- a CDS encoding U32 family peptidase, with the protein MIKITATAQSFEQAKKLLDAGVDTLYIGEGEYGLRLPKNFTWAELEEITKLAHENQATVTVAVNALMHPDKMRKIKDYLDFLEKIGVDLITVGDAGVIHVLKRDGYKLPYFYDASTMVTSARQVNFWSEHGACGAVLARELPKDELNSMQNHLKVPGEILVYGATIIHQTKRPLLQNYYNFIKSDEDITYERGLFLSEPNDEETHYSVFEDSHGTHIFASDDVDMMSVLGELTDMNFNHWKLEGIYCPGDNFVAIAKLFIEARSLIEAHVFTADKAYQLDEEVRKLHPRGRSLGRGFYDFAPDDIK; encoded by the coding sequence ATGATAAAAATAACGGCAACTGCTCAAAGTTTTGAGCAGGCAAAAAAATTACTTGATGCAGGAGTTGATACTCTTTACATCGGAGAAGGGGAGTATGGACTTCGCCTTCCCAAAAATTTTACTTGGGCTGAACTTGAAGAAATTACAAAACTAGCTCATGAGAATCAGGCAACTGTTACAGTTGCAGTTAATGCACTAATGCACCCAGACAAGATGCGTAAAATCAAGGACTATCTTGATTTTCTTGAAAAAATTGGAGTGGATCTAATCACAGTTGGAGATGCAGGAGTTATCCATGTCCTTAAAAGGGATGGTTACAAGCTACCTTACTTCTATGACGCATCAACTATGGTAACAAGTGCAAGGCAGGTTAACTTTTGGTCAGAGCATGGGGCCTGCGGGGCTGTTCTTGCAAGAGAGCTTCCAAAGGATGAGCTTAATAGCATGCAAAATCACCTTAAGGTTCCTGGGGAAATCTTAGTCTACGGGGCAACTATTATCCACCAGACCAAGCGTCCCCTCTTACAGAATTACTATAACTTTATAAAATCTGATGAGGATATCACCTATGAACGTGGCCTTTTCCTATCAGAACCAAACGATGAAGAAACTCATTATTCTGTTTTTGAAGATTCACACGGGACCCACATTTTTGCAAGTGATGATGTTGACATGATGAGTGTTTTGGGTGAATTAACAGACATGAATTTCAATCATTGGAAACTTGAAGGGATTTATTGTCCGGGGGATAATTTTGTTGCAATTGCAAAATTATTTATCGAAGCTAGATCTTTAATTGAAGCTCATGTCTTTACAGCTGATAAGGCCTACCAACTTGATGAGGAAGTTCGTAAGCTTCATCCTAGGGGTCGAAGTCTTGGACGTGGTTTTTATGATTTTGCCCCAGACGATATTAAGTAG
- a CDS encoding U32 family peptidase, with the protein MSNTRNLKRPEVLAPAGTLEKLKVAIQYGADAVYIGGDAYGLRSRAGNFTFEEMAEGVAFAKKYGAEVYVAANMVTHEGNEEGAGEFFRTLRDIGIRAVIVSDPALIAICAAEAPGLPIHLSTQASATNYETLEFWRELGLERVVLAREVSMEELAEIRKNTEVEIEAFVHGAMCISYSGRCVLSNYMSHRDANRGGCSQSCRWKYDLFDMPYGEERRSIEGQIPEEFSMSAVDMSMIEYIPDIIENGVDSLKIEGRMKSIHYVSTVANVYKKGVDAYLESPEAFEEIKPALVDELWKVAQRELATGFYYGTPSEEQQLFGARRKIPEYKFVGEVVDFDEATMTATVRQRNVITAGDEIEFYGPGFRHFSTTVENLRNEDGDLIDRAPNPMELLTMTVPQAVVPGDMIRRHGEGLINLYQKDGTSMTVRA; encoded by the coding sequence ATGTCAAACACAAGAAATTTAAAACGCCCTGAGGTTTTAGCACCTGCAGGGACCTTAGAAAAACTAAAAGTTGCTATCCAGTACGGAGCAGATGCCGTTTATATCGGTGGTGATGCTTATGGCCTGCGTTCAAGAGCTGGAAACTTTACCTTTGAAGAGATGGCAGAAGGAGTTGCCTTTGCCAAAAAATATGGGGCCGAGGTTTATGTGGCAGCAAATATGGTAACCCATGAGGGGAATGAAGAGGGAGCAGGGGAGTTTTTCCGCACCCTGCGTGATATCGGAATTCGTGCGGTTATTGTAAGTGACCCAGCCCTTATTGCCATCTGTGCCGCAGAGGCTCCAGGCCTTCCTATCCACTTATCAACCCAGGCTAGTGCTACCAACTATGAAACACTTGAATTTTGGCGTGAGCTTGGGCTTGAGCGTGTGGTTTTAGCCCGTGAAGTTTCGATGGAGGAGCTTGCTGAAATCAGAAAAAATACAGAGGTTGAAATTGAAGCCTTCGTCCACGGAGCTATGTGTATCTCTTATTCAGGTCGCTGCGTTCTATCTAACTACATGAGCCACCGAGATGCCAACCGCGGTGGATGTTCTCAGTCTTGTCGCTGGAAGTATGATCTCTTTGATATGCCTTACGGGGAAGAGCGTCGCAGCATTGAAGGTCAAATTCCAGAAGAATTCTCTATGTCTGCCGTTGACATGAGTATGATTGAATATATACCTGATATTATTGAAAATGGAGTTGATAGCCTTAAAATTGAAGGACGAATGAAGTCAATTCACTATGTTTCAACTGTTGCCAATGTTTATAAAAAAGGTGTGGATGCTTATCTTGAAAGTCCTGAAGCCTTTGAAGAAATTAAGCCCGCCTTGGTCGATGAGTTATGGAAGGTGGCTCAACGTGAACTTGCTACGGGATTCTACTACGGAACTCCAAGTGAGGAGCAACAATTATTTGGTGCCCGCCGTAAAATTCCAGAATACAAGTTCGTTGGTGAGGTTGTAGACTTTGATGAGGCTACAATGACAGCTACTGTTCGCCAGCGTAATGTAATTACCGCAGGGGATGAAATCGAATTTTATGGACCTGGTTTCCGCCACTTTTCAACCACAGTTGAAAATCTAAGGAATGAAGATGGTGATTTAATTGACCGTGCACCAAATCCAATGGAACTTTTAACAATGACTGTGCCCCAGGCAGTTGTACCAGGAGACATGATTCGTCGCCACGGAGAAGGTCTTATTAATCTCTATCAAAAAGATGGTACCAGCATGACTGTTCGTGCTTAG
- the proC gene encoding pyrroline-5-carboxylate reductase, whose product MKVGFIGAGKMAQAIIKGLDSNRFDLSISSRNSEKTKDLAQKLAVNFCEDNRSLAQSVDVIVLSVKPQIIPQVIEEIRGELAGKKIISIAAGLNLARLQDLIQEQVEIIRVMPNINAEISQSTTAICPNELSSPDFVAITKEIFASIGQVYQIEEKDFQTFSAIAGSSPAFIYIFIDALSRAAVRYGMPKDLATEIVAQTVSASGQMVSQSKENPWALVDKVSSPGGTTIEGIVSLEENKFVASVIDAVSKTIEKDKSL is encoded by the coding sequence TTGAAAGTAGGATTTATTGGTGCTGGTAAGATGGCTCAAGCTATCATCAAAGGACTTGATTCAAATCGATTTGACCTCTCAATTTCAAGTCGTAATTCTGAAAAAACTAAGGATTTGGCCCAAAAGCTTGCTGTTAATTTTTGCGAGGATAATAGAAGCTTGGCCCAATCAGTTGATGTAATTGTTTTAAGCGTGAAACCCCAGATTATTCCCCAGGTTATTGAGGAAATCAGGGGTGAACTTGCTGGTAAAAAAATAATTTCCATAGCAGCGGGATTAAATCTTGCAAGACTTCAAGACCTAATCCAAGAACAGGTAGAAATCATCAGGGTTATGCCAAATATTAATGCCGAAATCTCACAGAGTACCACGGCCATTTGTCCCAATGAGCTTTCTAGTCCAGATTTTGTCGCTATTACCAAGGAAATTTTTGCAAGTATTGGTCAGGTCTACCAAATTGAAGAAAAAGATTTCCAGACCTTTTCAGCCATTGCTGGATCAAGTCCTGCCTTCATCTACATCTTTATTGACGCCCTAAGTCGAGCTGCTGTTCGCTACGGGATGCCAAAGGATTTGGCAACAGAAATCGTAGCTCAAACCGTAAGTGCCAGTGGGCAAATGGTAAGCCAGAGCAAGGAGAATCCTTGGGCCTTGGTTGATAAGGTGTCAAGCCCTGGGGGCACAACAATTGAGGGGATAGTTAGCCTGGAGGAAAATAAATTTGTAGCCTCAGTCATTGATGCAGTCTCAAAAACCATTGAAAAAGACAAAAGTTTATAA
- the pepA gene encoding glutamyl aminopeptidase: MELFNKIKTLTELQAAPGFEGPVRDYLKQEITPLVDRVEFDGLGGIFGIRENEDANAPKIMVAAHMDEVAFMVSRIEENGTFRVVPLGGWNPLVVSGQRFTLFTKDGRKIPVVSGGVPPHLLRGAAGPKIPQIGDIIFDGGFTNKKEAVAYGVKPGQPVVPESQTILTANKKNVISKSWDNRYGCLMVTELLSALKDEKLPNTLIAGANVQEEVGLRGAQVSTTKFNPDLFFAVDCSPAQDTFDKTADGRLGQGTLLRIFDPGHIMLPNMQEFLLDTARDAGIKMQYYVSKGGTDAGAAHLKGDGIPSTTIGVCARYIHSHQTIFNLDDFAQAQAYLQAIVKNLDKTTVDTIKNY, from the coding sequence ATGGAACTTTTTAATAAGATTAAAACATTAACGGAATTACAAGCAGCACCAGGATTTGAAGGTCCTGTCCGCGACTATCTAAAACAAGAGATTACACCTCTTGTTGACCGGGTAGAATTTGACGGCCTAGGCGGTATTTTTGGGATTCGTGAAAACGAAGATGCCAATGCTCCTAAAATCATGGTCGCAGCCCACATGGATGAGGTTGCTTTTATGGTCAGCCGCATTGAAGAAAACGGAACCTTTAGGGTGGTGCCTCTTGGTGGTTGGAATCCCTTGGTTGTAAGCGGCCAACGCTTTACCCTCTTTACTAAGGATGGTCGAAAAATCCCTGTCGTAAGTGGTGGTGTCCCCCCTCACCTTTTAAGAGGTGCTGCTGGACCCAAGATTCCTCAAATTGGAGATATTATCTTTGATGGCGGTTTCACTAATAAAAAAGAGGCTGTAGCCTATGGCGTTAAACCAGGACAACCTGTAGTCCCTGAAAGTCAAACCATTCTGACTGCCAATAAGAAAAATGTCATCAGTAAGTCTTGGGACAATCGTTACGGATGTCTAATGGTTACAGAACTATTATCAGCCCTCAAGGATGAAAAGCTTCCAAACACTCTGATTGCAGGAGCCAATGTCCAAGAAGAAGTTGGTCTAAGGGGAGCACAGGTATCAACTACCAAGTTTAATCCAGATTTATTCTTTGCAGTTGACTGCTCGCCAGCTCAAGATACCTTTGATAAGACGGCAGATGGTCGTTTGGGGCAAGGAACTCTCCTTCGTATCTTTGATCCAGGTCACATCATGCTTCCAAATATGCAGGAATTCCTTCTTGATACAGCAAGGGATGCGGGTATTAAAATGCAGTACTATGTTTCAAAAGGCGGTACTGATGCTGGGGCAGCTCACCTTAAAGGAGATGGAATTCCATCTACAACAATTGGTGTTTGTGCCCGCTACATCCACAGCCACCAAACCATCTTCAACCTGGATGATTTTGCTCAAGCCCAAGCCTACCTACAAGCGATTGTCAAAAACTTGGATAAGACTACTGTTGACACCATCAAAAATTACTAG
- a CDS encoding thioredoxin family protein produces MIVPNSYEEIAAFVEKGKNVFFFTADWCGDCRFIKPSMPEIEEENKGFTFIEVDRDKYMDLAIEWGILGIPSFVVTNDGQEIGRLVNKQRKTKEEINKFLAGVK; encoded by the coding sequence ATGATAGTACCAAATTCTTATGAAGAAATCGCAGCTTTTGTTGAAAAAGGTAAAAATGTCTTCTTCTTTACCGCTGATTGGTGTGGGGACTGCCGTTTTATAAAACCAAGCATGCCAGAGATTGAAGAAGAAAATAAGGGATTTACCTTCATTGAAGTTGACAGGGACAAGTACATGGATCTTGCCATTGAATGGGGAATTCTTGGAATCCCAAGTTTTGTTGTAACCAATGACGGTCAAGAGATTGGTCGTTTGGTCAACAAGCAAAGAAAGACCAAGGAAGAAATAAATAAATTTTTAGCAGGAGTTAAGTAA
- a CDS encoding DUF4479 and tRNA-binding domain-containing protein, with protein sequence MIAVYNQNLKDVLMFIVADNEGADLDFVRKGQVARIFREDTGQTVAWNIFEASNVIDIIGNGQVDVEGEDLEKINALLMKEGFDQVIPFDGQPKFVVGEIVDLKAHEDSDHLNIAQVKISDDESVQIVAGAPNARLGLKTIVALPGAMMPNGSLIFAGELRGVPSYGMMASPRELALPNAPQKRGIIELASDAQVGEKFNPEKHWQG encoded by the coding sequence GTGATTGCAGTATATAACCAAAATTTAAAAGATGTTTTAATGTTTATCGTGGCTGACAATGAAGGAGCAGACCTTGATTTTGTCCGTAAGGGTCAAGTTGCTCGCATTTTTAGAGAAGATACGGGTCAAACTGTAGCCTGGAATATCTTTGAAGCATCAAATGTCATTGATATTATCGGTAATGGTCAGGTTGATGTTGAAGGTGAAGATTTAGAAAAAATTAATGCCCTTCTTATGAAGGAAGGATTTGATCAAGTAATTCCTTTTGACGGACAACCAAAATTTGTTGTTGGTGAGATTGTTGACTTAAAAGCACATGAAGACAGTGATCACTTAAATATTGCTCAGGTTAAGATTTCTGATGATGAAAGTGTTCAGATTGTCGCAGGAGCTCCTAATGCTCGTTTAGGTTTAAAAACAATCGTTGCCTTACCGGGTGCCATGATGCCAAATGGTTCCCTAATTTTTGCAGGCGAGCTTCGTGGGGTTCCATCATATGGTATGATGGCAAGCCCAAGAGAGCTTGCTCTTCCAAATGCACCGCAAAAACGCGGAATCATTGAATTGGCTAGTGATGCTCAGGTCGGTGAAAAATTCAATCCAGAAAAACACTGGCAGGGATAA
- a CDS encoding single-stranded DNA-binding protein produces the protein MNRSILIGRLTANPDLKKTAKDRSFTRFILAVNRKFKNAQGEREADFISIVAWGKLAELISSYGRKGALLSIDGELRTSSFTNKENQKCYQTEILATSFELLESRAAQALRENNFDQKDLVLEGEDFPF, from the coding sequence ATGAACAGAAGTATTTTAATTGGCCGCCTAACCGCAAATCCTGATCTGAAAAAGACAGCCAAGGATAGGAGCTTTACCCGCTTTATTTTGGCGGTAAATAGAAAATTTAAGAATGCTCAAGGTGAAAGAGAGGCTGATTTTATTTCCATTGTTGCCTGGGGTAAGTTAGCTGAGCTGATTAGCTCTTATGGGCGAAAAGGTGCCCTTCTGTCAATTGATGGTGAGCTTAGGACCAGCAGTTTTACCAACAAGGAGAATCAAAAGTGCTACCAAACGGAGATTCTGGCCACATCCTTTGAACTCCTTGAAAGTCGTGCCGCTCAAGCCTTAAGGGAAAATAATTTTGACCAAAAAGATTTGGTTTTAGAGGGTGAAGACTTTCCCTTTTAA